The following are encoded in a window of Megalopta genalis isolate 19385.01 chromosome 6, iyMegGena1_principal, whole genome shotgun sequence genomic DNA:
- the eIF5 gene encoding eukaryotic translation initiation factor 5, which translates to MGSVNVNRNVSDAFYRYKMPRIQAKVEGKGNGIKTVIVNMVDVAKAIGRPATYPTKYFGCELGAQTQFDFKNERFIVNGSHDAIKLQDLLDGFIRKYVLCPACDNPETELVVNAKKSTISQGCKACGHHGLLESNHKLNTYILKNPPSLNPAVQGSSLTEGKRGKRSKRANGETTTTTTATANGDRSGSPENETSAKDIVVEVPQKIADEEGDDVNWAVDVSEEAVRARLQDLTEGAKGMTISDDLDKTEKERMDMFYKLVKCRRDAGQLDNHKELVAEAERLEIKMKAPLILAELLFDQNIAAQTKKYRVLLLRFTHDDTKAQKYLIRGIEQVIALHKDSLMPKVPGILKLFYDADILEEKALFEWASKVTKKYVSKDLSQEIHDKAAPFITWLKEAEEEDSESEEEDDDLEIEYDDRAKQSFKPQQSPQKPAAVNEDSNDEDDFDIDAI; encoded by the exons ATGGGGAGCGTGAACGTGAATCGCAACGTCAGCGATGCGTTTTATCGCTACAAGATGCCGCGGATCCAGGCGAAGGTCGAGGGCAAAGGTAACGGCATCAAGACCGTCATCGTGAACATGGTCGATGTAGCCAAAGCCATTGGCAGACCCGCCACCTATCCTACCAAGTACTTCGGCTGTGAACTGGGAGCGCAGACCCAATTCGATTTCAAAAACGAAAGATTCATAGTAAACGGTTCTCACGACGCCATTAAATTGCAAGACCTCCTCGACGGATTTATTCGGAAGTACGTCCTCTGCCCAGCCTGCGATAATCCTGAGACCGAGCTGGTGGTCAACGCAAAAAAGTCTACCATCTCGCAGGGATGCAAGGCGTGTGGCCATCATGGATTATTGGAAAGCAACCATAAACTGAATACCTATATCTTGAAGAACCCACCGAGTCTGAATCCTGCAGTCCAAGGCAGTTCTTTAACGGAGGGGAAACGCGGAAAACGTTCTAAACGCGCAAACGGCGAAACCACTaccaccaccaccgccactGCTAACGGTGATCGATCTGGTTCGCCGGAGAACGAGACCAGCGCGAAGGATATCGTGGTCGAGGTACCTCAAAAGATTGCCGATGAAGAAGGGGACGATGTTAATTGGGCAGTCGACGTGTCGGAGGAAGCAGTCAGAGCTCGTCTGCAAGATCTGACAGAGGGAGCGAAGGGCATGACCATCAGCGATGATCTCGATAAGACTGAGAAAGAAAGGATGGATATGTTCTATAAGCTAGTAAAGTGTCGTCGGGATGCCGGCCAACTGGACAACCATAAGGAATTAGTCGCCGAGGCTGAACGGCTAGAGATCAAGATGAAAGCACCTTTGATCTTGGCCGAGTTACTCTTCGATCAGAACATTGCTGCTCAAACCAAAAAGTATCGAGTACTGTTACTCCGTTTCACCCACGATGATACCAAGGCACAGAAGTATTTAATTAGAGGAATAGAGCAAGTGATAGCCCTGCACAAAGATTCATTGATGCCCAAAGTACCCGGAATTTTAAAG CTCTTTTATGACGCAGACATTTTGGAAGAGAAAGCTTTATTCGAATGGGCAAGTAAAGTTACTAAAAAGTATGTATCAAAAGATTTGTCTCAAGAAATTCATGATAAAGCTGCGCCGTTCATAACATGGTTGAAAGAAGCCGAGGAAGAGGATTCAGAAtcggaagaagaagacgacgactTAGAA ATTGAATATGATGATAGAGCCAAACAGTCATTTAAACCACAACAGTCACCGCAGAAGCCTGCTGCTGTCAATGAAGATTCGAATGATGAAGATGATTTTGATATCGATGCCATTTAA
- the LOC117223904 gene encoding uncharacterized protein LOC117223904 isoform X2: protein MTFLRRQETSRISSRGKRSVYSKGGDSRTLSKRFINGNTITFARYNRLLRATCELTTPTWYPGILSGTSNGQAACMIIENHPPLLTKPRQYLYQDTTQRFLNHLVLPKHRTSKFSSNRHRKLQSFRET from the exons ATGACTTTTCTTCGACGTCAAG AAACATCCAGGATATCATCCAGAGGGAAAAGATCGGTGTACAGCAAAGGTGGCGATAGTAGGACATTGTCCAAGCGATTTATAAACGGCAACACCATCACTTTCGCACGGTATAATCGTTTGTTGCGAGCAACCTGCGAGTTAACCACTCCAACCTGGTACCCAGGCATTCTTAGTGGCACAAGCAACGGACAGGCAGCGTGTATGATCATTGAAAACCACCCCCCTCTGCTCACCAAACCGAGGCAATATCTGTATCAAGATACCACCCAACGATTTCTGAACCATCTGGTCCTGCCTAAGCACAGGACCTCAAAATTTTCCAG TAATAGGCATCGGAAGCTACAGTCGTTCAGAGAAACGTGA
- the LOC117223904 gene encoding uncharacterized protein LOC117223904 isoform X1, translating to MRLYRAETSRISSRGKRSVYSKGGDSRTLSKRFINGNTITFARYNRLLRATCELTTPTWYPGILSGTSNGQAACMIIENHPPLLTKPRQYLYQDTTQRFLNHLVLPKHRTSKFSSNRHRKLQSFRET from the exons ATGCGTCTGTACCGAGCAG AAACATCCAGGATATCATCCAGAGGGAAAAGATCGGTGTACAGCAAAGGTGGCGATAGTAGGACATTGTCCAAGCGATTTATAAACGGCAACACCATCACTTTCGCACGGTATAATCGTTTGTTGCGAGCAACCTGCGAGTTAACCACTCCAACCTGGTACCCAGGCATTCTTAGTGGCACAAGCAACGGACAGGCAGCGTGTATGATCATTGAAAACCACCCCCCTCTGCTCACCAAACCGAGGCAATATCTGTATCAAGATACCACCCAACGATTTCTGAACCATCTGGTCCTGCCTAAGCACAGGACCTCAAAATTTTCCAG TAATAGGCATCGGAAGCTACAGTCGTTCAGAGAAACGTGA
- the LOC117223898 gene encoding cytoplasmic 60S subunit biogenesis factor ZNF622, with protein MTSPFTCITCRVAFRDLEVQRQHYKSDWHRYNLKRKVAELPPVTVEEFQKRVIAQRNKDDEERKEELTNCKICRKSFNTKNQYENHLVSKKHKEKCAKQSIVGNPNEDADDTSNSSPGPVLKNDIQKGGSSRSGKRSAEEMEVDSDIESVDSDEWIEDTENPIKNNDCLFCDHHSRSLVKNLKHMTVAHSFFIPDPEYCIDIRGLLTYLGEKIFAGYMCIWCNDTGKSFQSTDAARAHMVDKGHCRMLHEGDALAEYSEFYDYSSSYPDAENCDTDAEVEIPELDDSDYQLVLPSGNVIGHRSLMRYYKQNLNPNRAVAVSKKEKLRKVLLQYRALGWTETQKDIAIKKARDIKYMQRIQAKYSTQLQFKANKLQRYFRPQVNF; from the exons ATGACTTCGCCGTTTACATGTATTACGTGTCGTGTGGCGTTTCGAGATTTGGAGGTGCAAAGGCAGCACTATAAGTCGGACTGGCACAGGTATAACTTAAAGAGAAAAGTAGCAGAGCTACCTCCTGTTACCGTAGAAGAATTCCAAAAGCGAGTTATCGCGCAAAGGAACAAGGACGacgaagaaagaaaagaagaattaACGAATTGTAAGATATGCAGAAAAAGTTTTAATACAAAAAATCAATACGAGAATCATCTGGTGTCGAAGAAACACAAGGAGAAATGTGCAAAACAAAGCATAGTAGGAAATCCAAATGAAGACGCTGATGATACGAGTAATTCTTCTCCGGGTCCTGTGTTAAAGAATGATATTCAAAAAGGAGGTTCTAGCCGTAGCGGCAAGCGATCAGCAGAGGAAATGGAAGTAGATTCTGACATAGAATCTGTGGACTCGGACGAATGGATAGAAGACACAGAAAACCCGATAAAAAATAATGATTGCTTATTCTGCGATCATCATAGTAGGTCTTTGGTGAAGAATTTAAAGCATATGACTGTTGCACATTCGTTCTTTATACCAGATCCTGAATATTGTATAGATATTAGAGGTTTGCTCACGTACCTTGGAGAAAAGATATTTGCTGGCTACATGTGCATTTGGTGCAATGATACTG GAAAAAGCTTCCAAAGTACTGATGCAGCTAGAGCGCACATGGTGGACAAAGGACACTGTAGGATGTTGCACGAAGGAGATGCGCTTGCTGAATATTCAGAGTTTTATGATTACTCATCCAGTTATCCGGATGCAGAAAATTGTGACACAGATGCGGAAGTTGAAATACCAGAATTAGACGACAGTGATTATCAACTGGTTTTGCCATCCGGGAATGTTATTGGTCATAGATCCCTGATGAgatattataaacaaaatttaaatccaaaCAGAGCAGTCGCAGTATCGAAAAAAGAGAAATTACGAAAAGTACTGTTACAATATAGAGCTCTTGGATGGACAGAAACACAAAAAGATATTGCCATTAAGAAGGCTAGGGACATAAAATACATGCAAAGAATACAGGCTAAGTATTCTACGCAGTTACAATTTAAAGCAAATAAACTGCAAAGATACTTTAGACCCCAAGTAAACTTTTAG
- the LOC117223905 gene encoding arylalkylamine N-acetyltransferase 1, which translates to MSSDHLTAVKVPENRFDEAIHHLKWNFFSDEPLNRAVDLCDKGESQFELERHCLLTLKQGYSRMLVDQNGTIAGMALNGILKKGEREEAERRLTELSDEKFKIIFGLLYKVNEKVDLFTKYNVDELFECRILSVDENFRGRGLANILMADSIETAKNAGFKVFKADATGMFSQKVCLKHGFEVEAEISYTELDESIRPAPPHQALKLMVKVLN; encoded by the exons ATGTCGTCTGATCATTTAACGGCCGTTAAAGTTCCGGAAAATCGCTTCGACGAGGCGATCCATCACTTGAAATGGAACTTTTTCTCCGACGAGCCGCTAAACCGCGCGGTAGATCTCTGCGATAAGGGCGAGAGCCAGTTTGAGCTCGAGAGACATTGTCTGCTCACTTTAAAGCAGGGATACTCGAGGATGCTGGTGGATCAGAATGGGACG ATAGCAGGCATGGCCTTGAACGGTATTTTGAAGAAGGGAGAACGCGAGGAAGCTGAACGTCGGCTCACCGAATTGAGCGACGAAAAGTTCAAAATAATATTCGGACTCCTCTACAAGGTCAACGAGAAGGTCGACCTCTTTACCAAGTATAATGTCGACGAGTTGTTCGAGTGCCGCATCCTCAGCGTAGATGAGAACTTCCGTGGGAGAGGTCTGGCGAACATTCTGATGGCGGACAGTATAGAGACAGCGAAAAATGCCGGCTTCAAG GTGTTCAAAGCGGACGCTACGGGGATGTTTTCCCAAAAGGTGTGCTTGAAACACGGTTTCGAGGTGGAGGCAGAGATCTCGTacacggagctggacgagtcgaTCAGACCGGCTCCGCCCCATCAAGCCTTGAAGCTGATGGTAAAAGTGTtgaattaa
- the Vha36-1 gene encoding V-type proton ATPase subunit Vha36-1, with protein sequence MTRDFVYLEISGPASQLINLIPVCLIVLVAMSGKDKLPIFPSRGAQMLMKSRLQGAQKGHGLLKKKADALQMRFRLILGKIIETKTLMGEVMKEAAFSLAEAKFTTGDFNQVVLQNVTKAQIKIRSKKDNVAGVNLPVFESYQDGTDTYELAGLARGGQQLAKLKKNYQRAVKLLVELASLQTSFVTLDEVIKITNRRVNAIEHVIIPRIERTLAYIISELDELEREEFYRLKKIQDKKKEAKAKLEIARAKMMIEDRDVEAPNMLDEGDDDILF encoded by the exons ATGACGCGCGATTTCGTTTACCTCGAAATTTCCGGTCCCGCGAGTCAGCTGATCAATCTCATTCCTGTCTGCTTGATAGTTCTTGTAGCTATGTCTGGAAAGGATAAACTTCCGATTTTCCCTTCTCGGGG AGCGCAAATGTTAATGAAGTCTCGACTTCAGGGAGCACAAAAAGGACACggattattaaaaaagaaagctgACGCATTGCAGATGCGTTTCAGATTAATTTTGGGTAAAATTATTGAG ACAAAAACCCTTATGGGAGAAGTAATGAAAGAGGCAGCTTTTTCACTGGCTGAAGCAAAATTTACAACCGGAGATTTTAATCAAGTAGTTCTGCAGAACGTGACGAAAGCACAAATTAAAATTCGTTCTAAAAAAGATAACGTGGCTGGTGTTAATCTTCCAGTATTTGAATCATATCAGGATGGTACAGATACCTATGAATTGGCAGGTTTAGCTAGAGGAGGTCAGCAACTAGCCAAAttgaaaaagaattatcaaagAGCAGTCAAGTTGTTAGTGGAACTAGCATCGCTGCAAACAAGTTTTGTGACCTTGGACGAGGTTATTAAAATTACAAACCGTCGTGTTAATGCTATCGAACATGTTATCATTCCCAGAATCGAAAGAACTCTTGCTTATATCATTTCTGAACTCGACGAGTTGGAGAGAGAAGAGTTCTACCGGTTAAAAAAGATTCAAGACAAGAAGAAAGAAGCAAAAGCCAAG CTTGAAATAGCAAGAGCAAAGATGATGATAGAAGACAGAGATGTCGAAGCACCGAACATGCTCGACGAAGGAGATGATGACATTTTGTTCTAA
- the AlkB gene encoding alpha-ketoglutarate-dependent dioxygenase AlkB encodes MNYAMKCQRPLHNAMFRDSFKYYKRRNLPTDLKDVVDLNNHVDIKVILKSHCKRECIGDETENKLGLISVKDWKIYEFSNIPGLIFIKNPFTPNGHRYWIIKCLKDYTKKPYKLNLDAHDDLGNNENWWDMCYSSSKSTHLIQKLRWATLGYHHNWITKLYSETSKTEMPRELSLLTSFLAKTLNFVDFKAEAAIIHYYRMNSTLAGHIDHSEVNMNAPLFSISFGQTAVFLMGGLTQDDPADSILVRSGDIIIMSGESRYRLHGIPKILPATSIPWDQEEVNDNCQRFPNDWNKAKAYISEARINMNIRQVLPPGQLTLS; translated from the exons ATGAACTACGCGATGAAATGTCAGCGCCCGTTACACAATGCGATGTTTCGAGAtagttttaaatattataaacgtCGGAACCTACCGACCGATTTAAAAGATGTCGTCGACTTAAATAACCACGTTGACATTAAA GTTATCTTGAAGTCACATTGTAAAAGAgagtgcatcggcgatgaaactGAAAATAAGTTAGGATTGATATCAGTGAAAGATTGGAAAATCTACGAATTTTCCAATATACCAG GACTCATCTTTATAAAAAATCCATTTACCCCCAATGGTCATCGATACTGGattataaaatgtttaaaagatTACACAAAGAAACCGTATAAATTAAATTTGGATGCCCACGATGATTTGGGCAATAATGAAAACTGGTGGGACATGTGTTATAGTAGCAGCAAGTCTACGCATTTGATACAGAAATTACGTTGGGCGACATTAGGATATCATCATAATTGGATCACTAAATTGTATTCTGAAACATCTAAAACAGAAATGCCTAGAGAATTATCACTGTTGACCTCATTTTTAGCAAAAACTTTGAATTTTGTGGACTTCAAAGCGGAAGCagcaattattcattattatagaATGAATTCAACTCTAGCGGGTCATATTGATCACTCCGAAGTTAACATGAATGCACCGTTATTTTCCATAAGCTTTGGACAAACTGCAGTATTTTTAATGGGAGGACTTACACAAGATGATCCAGCCGACTCCATACTTGTAAGAAGCGGAGACATAATAATAATGTCTGGAGAATCACGTTATAGGCTCCATGGTATACCAAAAATTTTACCAGCCACTTCTATACCATGGGATCAAGAAGAAGTAAATGACAATTGTCAACGGTTTCCCAATGATTGGAATAAAGCAAAAGCTTATATTTCTGAGGCTAGAATAAATATGAACATAAGACAGGTGTTACCACCTGGACAATTAACCCTGTCATAA